Proteins found in one Ptychodera flava strain L36383 chromosome 16, AS_Pfla_20210202, whole genome shotgun sequence genomic segment:
- the LOC139113985 gene encoding myosin heavy chain, skeletal muscle-like, with product MAEIQSCCRDTIKHANRRPIQNKAPSLSPSEPDSESDEAQDREEEDTEVDEVMERIENGQGLQRLIIKMSRHNKAPSLTPSELDSESDDAQDREEEDTEVDEVMERIENGQGLQRLIIKMSLCLTRHNKAPSLTPSEPDSGSDEAQDREEEDTEVDEVMERIENGQGLQRLIIKMSRHNKAPSLTPSEPDSESDDAQDREEEDTEVDEVMERIENGQGLQRLIIKMSTLDGPIVRDMGVQGSSQ from the exons ATGGCGGAGATCCAAAGCTGTTGCAGAGACACAATAAAGCACGCTAACCGACGCCCG ATACAGAATAAAGCGCCCTCGCTGTCACCCAGTGAGCCAGACAGTGAGAGTGATGAAGCACAAGACAGGGAGGAGGAAGATACAGAGGTGGATGAAGTGATGGAGAGGATAGAAAATGGACAAGGACTTCAAAGACTGATTATAAAAATGTCT AGACACAATAAAGCGCCCTCGCTGACACCCAGTGAGCTAGACAGTGAGAGTGATGATGCACAGGACAGGGAGGAGGAAGATACAGAGGTGGATGAAGTGATGGAGAGGATAGAAAATGGACAAGGACTTCAAAGACTGATTATAAAAATGTCTCTTTGTCTCACA AGACACAATAAAGCGCCCTCGCTGACACCCAGTGAGCCAGACAGTGGGAGTGATGAAGCACAAGACAGGGAGGAGGAAGATACAGAGGTGGATGAAGTGATGGAGAGGATAGAAAATGGACAAGGACTTCAAAGACTGATTATAAAAATGTCT AGACACAATAAAGCGCCCTCGCTGACACCCAGTGAGCCAGACAGTGAGAGTGATGATGCACAGGACAGGGAGGAGGAAGATACAGAGGTAGATGAAGTGATGGAGAGGATAGAAAATGGACAAGGACTTCAAAGACTGATTATAAAAATGTCT ACGTTGGATGGACCCATAGTCAGGGATATGGGGGTGCAAGGGTCAAGCCAATAG